DNA sequence from the Procambarus clarkii isolate CNS0578487 chromosome 9, FALCON_Pclarkii_2.0, whole genome shotgun sequence genome:
gaaatcaaaagcaaaaaccactgccagtgttGGACTTATTCGTAcaaatgaaggttcatacacggaggatgacaaagaaattagtgaaatccttaaaaagcagtatgaggacatgtttagcactccaataaacaacatgactgtggaagatccagacaattttttTATGCGGGATAtctaaacccctgtaaatataactgatatcaatacgagcgtactagactttgaaggagaaattgaaaacaagcccatgcactcggccccgggtccaaattcatggaattcaatatttataaagaaatgcaaagtgccggtagcacaggtactcagtatagtgtggaggaagagcttggacacggggggggggggagataccagatacacttaaagtagcagacatagcccctctacacaaggaagggagcaaagcattggcaaaaaattatagccagttgcactaacgtcacacataataaaagtatttgagagagtgattaggagtctggtcaccaatttcatggagaccaatgaccttcataacccaggcgaacatggatttcgagcgggaatatcgtgcctctcacagctacttgatcactacgacaaagtcactgaggcattagaagaaaaacagaaagctgatgtgatatacacggatttCGCAAATGCTTTCGATAAATATGACCATGGCATGAGAGCACACAGaaagaagtcaatgggaataaccgataaagtaggacgctggatactcagtttttgtgtcaaacaggactcagtgagtaacagtcaaccatataaaatcgagtccaatcgcagttaaaagctctgtacctcagggtacagtccttgcaccgctgcttttccttattctcatatcagatatagacaaaaatacaagtcacagcttcgtatcatcctttgcagatgacacaaaaatcagtatgaaaattacctcggctgaagacattgaaaaacttcaagctgatataaataaagttttcgactgggcatcagaaaataacatgatgtttaacagtgataaattccaggtactcaggtacggtaaaaatgaggagcttaaacataatacagggtacaaaacacaatcaaatgtgcccattctacatttattttttcaccTCGAACAAAAAtaacttttggagaactcctcttccaatgaaaccaagatgcaagagcactagtcagagggatagaagccctaaacaataaaataatgaatacagaatatgcagtcatatacaatgaaacatgtataaatgaaaacctgctgccagtatacaccaatataaatccACATGACCACAGCATTCCGCAACGTAGAGTTTACCTATTGGTATGGGCAAGATCTCATACGGCATCAACTTAATacaaagaaggaagccctccaaacccttacagagcagTCTGAACAGCAGTTAAATAAATGGATCCAGTATGACATCCCcaaccaactcaagcaaaccatcaacagtgaactactcaacctaaaacaacaacacaaaACTCCTTTAGAAACTTAGACCCTCCGAAAGTTGACAGCGCTAAAtggtggacagttaaagatccctcgtccaaAAGATGGCTACATAAACCTCAAAACTTACGATCTTACTCAGGACCAACAAGGCCTCTTGAATCTTGGTATAAACTATCAATTCTtttcaaaaccaaaaaaaaaacataacaaACGCCTTGAAATCGGAATGCTTTTTGACGACATCCGCATGTtaaaagacaacaaaaaagtcattacCACCGACACtcttcaggctgaactactaacaGAGGCGGGGAAAAAACACGGAATATACTCATCAACAATATTTACCCCAAGACTCAAAGAAGTAGCAAAAGAACTAAAAAATCTGGAAggtgtaacaataagaaaagctaaCAAAACAATAACATGCATGTTTAGGCCTACTCAAAAATTCATGAATAAAATTAGCGACATCTTCAGTGATGACACTAAATTTCAACGACTCACGAGGAACACTGAGGAAGACCTTACGCCCAAAGAGAACAAAACTATTACTGCAATCAATGCAAGGAGAGTTAGTGTTCATTTTGCAAAACTCCAAGTGACTttttatggcttaggatatgactATGGTAATGTAAAGGCACATAAactaggtaacccactacgcccagtaatcagccaaataccaactccaacctaccACCTGGCCaaaagacttaacgaactcctaactcaatacactccaagcaactatagtctacaatcatcagcagatttcctagaaataATCAAAactactcagcccgatggaattATTGCTTcactggacgtcgaatccctatttactaGCGTCCCGGTCGACAATACCATAGAAATGAAACTGGACagagtacataagaacataagaacaaggtaactgcagaaggcctattggcccataaaaggcagctcctatctataaccacccaatcccactcataaacatatctaacccacgtttgaaacaatcgagggaccccacctctaccacgttacgtggtaaatggttccacaaatcaacaaccctgttaccgaaccagtatttacccaagtctttcctaaatctaaacttataaaatttatacccattgtttcgtgttctgtcttgtgttgatacttttaataccctaataatatcccctttgttatgtccattcatccacttgtaaacctctatcatgtcccccctaactcttcgcctttccagtgaatgcaagttaagctttgttaatctttcttcatatgaaaaatttctaatttggggaattaacttagtcatcctatgctggacacgttcaagtgaatttatatccattctataatacggcgaccaaaactgaactgcataatctaaatggggcctaactagagcaagatatagctgaagaacaacagcaGGTGTCTTgctactaacacttcgattaataaatcccagtgtcctatttgccttattacgaacattcaggcatttatccttttgttttaaattcttactaatcataaatttaccattatttgcattagcgtgggaggaaatgatgttggtcgagttaggagtgaggaactgattcagaggtataaaacagccatagaattagttaggagcaagggaggaatcccgatcatatgtggcattcttccaagaaagggagttggaaatgaatggatgtcgagggcacctggtgtcaattgccggctggtaagatattgcaaatcaaatgcaatatctttcatagacaactgggaacacttctatggaagaaatgaaatgtatgctcgtggtggggtgcatctatcgagggctggggtggatgctgttgcgaactcgttggaagaagtggttagaggtgtttgtttgggtttaaactgttagtagatagagctatgggaattgatttggaggaaggaggtaataaaagtatgtgtttgtgggagaaaggaattggcaaaattatcagggaaagagaagggcctcaaaataacatttcacttagggtatattatactaacagtagaagtctaagaaataaaattaacgaattaaatgctcttgtctgcacagaaaaaaatagatattattgcacttaccgaaacgtggatgaatgtagaaaatagagaactattagctgaatatcaaataagaacataagaacataagaacaaaggtaactgcagaaggcctattggcccattcgaggcagctcctattctataaccacccaatcccactcatatacttgtccaacccgcgcttgaaacaatcgagggaccccacctccaccacgttacgcggcaattacttccacaaatcaacaaccctgttactgaaccagtatttacccaagtctttcctaaatctaaacttatccaatttatacctattatttcgtgttctgtcctgtgttgatacttttaataccctattaatatcccccttgttatgtccattcacccacttgtaaacctctatcatgtcgcccctaactcttcgcctttccagtgaatgcaacttaagctttgttaatctttcttcatatgaaagatttctaatttggggaattaacttagtcatcctacgctggacacgttcaagtgaatttatatccattctataatatggcgaccaaaactgaactgcataatctaaatggggcctaactagagcaagatatagcttgagaaccacaccaggtgtcttgttactaacgctgcgattaataaatccaagtgtccgatttgccttattacgaacatttatgcattgatccttttgttttaaattcttactaatcataactcccagatccctttcgcaatccgacttcgcaatcacaacaccatctagctcgtatcttgtaactctatcatcattacctaacctcagaactttacatttatcagcattaaactgcatctgccaatcctttgaccatttcaaaaccctatctagatcaacttgaagtgatagtgagtcctcctccgaattaatttccctaccgattttcgtatcatcggcaaatttgcaaatgttgctactcaaacctgaatctaaatcatttatatatattataaacaacagaggtcccaggacagagccttgaggcactccgcttacaacattttcccactctgacttgattccatttatactaactctctgtttcctttggtatagccatgccctaatccagcttaatatagcacccccaataccatgagactctatctttttaatcagtctttcatgtggcactgtatcaaaagctttgctaaagtcaaggtatacaacatcgcaatccttaccactatcaactgcctcaacaatgctagaataaaaagataacaaatttgttaaacatgaacggccatttataaaaccatgttgaggctcaattattaatttatgtttttcaagatgaagacgaattttatttgctattatagattcgagtaactttcccacaatagacgttaggctaattggtcgatagttagacgcaagtgatctatctcctttcttaaaaactggtatcacattagcaactttccaaaactctggcactctgcctgactctattgatttattaaatatggttgacagtgggtcacaaagctcctctttgcattctttaagcaccctggcaaacacttcatccggccctggggatttgtttggtttgagttttactatttgtttaagaacatcctccctggtaactgctaaactcgtcaacctgtccccgtccccacccacacagacttgttcagctgaaggcatattgttaagttcctctttagtaaatacagatacaaaatatttattaaaaatactactcatctcttcatcactatctgttatttgacctgtatcagtttttaatggacctatcctttccctagtcttagtacgatataactgaaaaaaccctttaggatttgtctttgcttgccctgctatgcgaacttcatagtttctttttgctttccttatctcttttttaacatttctaaccagttgtacgaattcctgttctaaagtgacctccccatttttaatccttttgtaccaagctctctttttacctataaggttcttcaaattctttgttatccactttgggtcattagtattcgatctattcaatttgtactacgttcctgtgctttgtttagaatattcttaaataagttatatattgaatccacatcgaaatccccatttaagtcacctatcgctgggttcatgtctcgctccaagaccggcccacaccccatacccaagactttccaatcaatttgacccaaaaaatttcttaggctattaaaatcagcttttcgaaaatctggcactttaacagaattttctcctacaggtctattccattctatgctaaatctgatttattgtgatcactgttccctagctcactccctatttcgatgtcattaatttgcgtttccctgttagttaacactaaatctaaaatattattttcccgtgttggttccttaatgtgttgcgtaagaaagcaatcgtcaattaattctagaaaatcttctgcttcactattccctgttttgttcaaccagtttattccgctaaaattaaagtcacccatgacataaatactgtaagatctagatgctctagatatttcatcccataggtgctttgcttccattctgtctaaatttggtggcctatatattactcctattataatattattagctttttcgtttaattctatccaaatagtttctgtgtgtggctctgttttgattccctctttgagactacatttcaaattgtccctaacatatatggctactccacctcctcgtctaatatatctatctgtgtgaaatagtttaaatccgtatatttgatattcagctaatagaataaataaatggatttaaactatttcacacagatagatatattagacgaggaggtggagtagccatatatgttagggacaatttgaaatgtattctcagagggaatcaaaactgagccacacatagaaactatttggatagaattaaacgaaaaagctaataatattataataggagttatatataggccaccaaatttagacagattggaagcaaagcacctatgggatgaaatatctagatcatctagatctaacagtatttatgtcatgggtgactttaattttagcagaataaactggttgaacaaaacagggaatagtgaagcagaagattttctagaattaattgacgaatgctttcttacgcaacactttaaggaaccaacacgggaaattaATATttcagatttagtgttaactaacagggaaacacaaattaatgacatcgaaatagggagtgagctagggaacagtgatcacaaagaaatcagatttagcatagaatggaatagacctgtaggagaaaattctgttaaagtgccagattttcgaaaagctgattttaatagcctaagaatttttttgggtcgggTTGATTGGAGGgtcttgggtgtggggtgtgggccggtcttggagcgagacatgaactcagcaataggtgacttaaatggagatttcgatgtggattcaatatataacttatttaagaatattctaaacaaagcacaggaacgtagtataccatacaaattgaatagatcgaatactaatgacccaaagtggataacaaagaatttgaagaaccttataggtaaaaagagagcttggtacaaaaggattaaaaatggggaggtaactttagaacaggaattcgtacaactggttagaaatgttaaaaaagatataaggaaagcaaaaagaaactatgaagttcgcatagcagggcaagcaaagacaaatcctaaagggttttttcagttatatccctggaaacacaaaccgaaactgtctctattttccgcttgttacaacttgtaataaagttgttacatcttggcttaacgtgtttatgacgtattagaacgttgttacaacttgctatattggttgtatataactggttaggaggggttaaaacttgttcgaacgttgtaccaacgtcgtagcttcggtgtgtgtttggcgggatcgtactaagactagggaaaggataggtccattaaaaactgagacaggtcaaataacagatagtgatgaagagatgagtagtatttttaataaatattatgtatctgtatttactaaagaggaacttaacaatatgccttcagccgaacaagtctatgtgggtggggacgaggacaggttgacgagtttagcagttaccagggaggatgttcttaaacaaatagtaaaactaaaaccaaacaaatccccagggccggatgaagtgtttgacagggtgcttaaagaatgcaaagaggagctttgtgacccactgtgaactatatttattaaatcaatagagtcaggcagagtgccagagttttggaaagttgct
Encoded proteins:
- the LOC138362933 gene encoding uncharacterized protein, whose protein sequence is MLFDDIRMLKDNKKVITTDTLQAELLTEAGKKHGIYSSTIFTPRLKEVAKELKNLEGVTIRKANKTITCMFRPTQKFMNKISDIFSDDTKFQRLTRNTEEDLTPKENKTITAINARRVSVHFAKLQVTFYGLGYDYGNVKAHKLGNPLRPVISQIPTPTYHLAKRLNELLTQYTPSNYSLQSSADFLEIIKTTQPDGIIASLDVESLFTSVPVDNTIEMKLDRVHKNIRTR